The following is a genomic window from Paenibacillus sp. FSL R5-0766.
AAGGAGAACCCTTCCGGCGGAAATTTGAGTACCGTTCCCGGTTCAAACGAAGTGACCGATATGATCAGAAGCGGGCCCAGCAGAAAGATAAAGACCAGCAGACTGAACAGGCCCAGCCCGATATGTTTCTCCCGCATATGTCTACCCCTTCGGATTTAAAGTTTTGGCCATTTTGTTCATGACACCGACCACGACAAATGTAATCACAATCATAATCGCGGCAACAACCGAGGCCAGATACCAGTCGTTGAGAGTCATGGCGTTCTGATACAGGAACGTAGCAATCACGCGCTGTTTACCTCCAAGGAGGGCAGGTGTGGTATACGCCGTCAGGCTTCCAACAAAGACAAGCACGGCTCCGATCACAAGTCCTGGCACAGCCAGTGGGAACACGACCCGGCGGAATGCCGTAATGCGCGATGCACCCAGACTTTGTGCTGCTTTGAGCAGGTCACCGTCAATGTTCTCCAGCACGCCCACCAGAGAGATAATCATCAGTGGCAGGAACAGGTGTGTCAGACCGATCATCATGGCTGCCGGCGTGTACAGAATGTCCAGCGGCTTGTCCACGATACCCAGACCAACAAGGGTGTTATTGATCAGCCCTTTGCGTCCAAGGATAATCATCCAGCTAAACGAGCGCACGACCGGGCTCGTCAGCAGTGGGAAGATCGCCAGTGCCAGCAAAATGCCTTTGCGACGCGGCGCTTTCTGCGAAATATAATAAGCTGTCGGGAATCCGAGCACCACACAGACGATGGTGGTGACCACGCTGACTTGCAACGTCGTAAGCAATATTTTCAAAAAGTATGGGTC
Proteins encoded in this region:
- a CDS encoding ABC transporter permease yields the protein MKKSVIYWLLLPGFVFLAAFMIIPIVLTIGSTFFQENSFTFEGYMHFFRDPYFLKILLTTLQVSVVTTIVCVVLGFPTAYYISQKAPRRKGILLALAIFPLLTSPVVRSFSWMIILGRKGLINNTLVGLGIVDKPLDILYTPAAMMIGLTHLFLPLMIISLVGVLENIDGDLLKAAQSLGASRITAFRRVVFPLAVPGLVIGAVLVFVGSLTAYTTPALLGGKQRVIATFLYQNAMTLNDWYLASVVAAIMIVITFVVVGVMNKMAKTLNPKG